In the genome of Candidatus Dormiibacterota bacterium, the window GACCCGGCAGACGCAGGCCTTTTCCTGTCGATGCTCACCGACGACGGGTTTGTCTTTCATATCGATGCCTCCGCTTTTTTTGATTCCGACCGAGTCTCGCCAACGATCACTGAGGTGATGTGCTCGGCATCCTCCCCGACGCCGAGCAGGAGTCCCGACTTCGGCTTGTGCAGCCACTCCAGTCCGACGAAAAAGAGGCCTGGGACCGCGGTAACGCCCTGGCGCTGACGCGGTTGACCGGCGTCGTCGAAGACTGGCGCCTGGACGAACGAGAAATCGGTCTGGTAGCCGGTCGCCCAGATGATGCTCGTGATGCCGGCGGCCTTCAGGTCCAGCTGGCGGATCGGATCGTCTTCGTGCGGCACGCTCGCTCCGATCCCGCGCGGGTTCTGATCCTCGGGCAGCGGCATTCCCATCTTCGCCACCGCCTCATCCAGTTGCTTGAGAATGTTCTCGGCGAACTCGTCCGCCTTACGAAGGTTTTCCCTCAGGTCGGGAGCGAGCGTGAGGCGTCCATGATCGGCGGCCTGGACACGACCCAGCAGCGTGACGCCCTCTAGCGCCAGCTGGCGAAGGTAGATGTCATGGCCGCCCCGGCGCCCAGAGGCCTGCGGATGACAGGCCGACTTTTCCGCCGGCGACTTCAGGCTGTCGACCGTCCGCTCGTAAAGGCCGCCCATCTTGCCCCACCACACGGCATCCTTTCCGCGATAGCGCCGCGGGACTCGTGGACAGCTGCTCACCGAAACGAACAGCGTCCGGCCTGATTCATGCAGCTCTTCCGCGATCTGGGCACCGGACTGTCCGGTGCCGACCACGAGCGCCGCCCCATCCGGTAGCTGTGCGGGGTTCTTGTACTGACTGGAGTGAATCTGGAAGAGGTCGGCGGGGATGCGGCTCGAAAGGGCTGGCCGTTTCGGTCGCCGGTACGATCCGGTTGCCACCACCACCGCACCGGCCTCGATCGCCGATTCGCCCGCCATTACCCGAAAGCGGCCGGCTGTCTGCTCCACCGAGGTCACCCTCACGTCGGTCCGGATGGGCGGCTCGAACGACTGCACGTAGCCGTCGAAATAGGCGACGAGCTCATCGCGCCCCATAAAGCCATCCGGATCAGCGCCCTGGTAGGAAAACCCGGGAAGCTGGAGCGTCCAGTTCGGCGTGACCAGGCAGAAGGAATCCCACCGCTGGCTCCGCCAGGACTCGCCCACACGATTCTGTTCGAGGACCACGTGCTCGACGCCCTGCTGCGTGAGGTGATAGCTGGTCGCGAGCCCGCCCTGTCCTGCCCCGATCACGACGACCTCAAACCGTTTCTGGTCTGGCATCATGCTCACTCGCCGTCGAGGGTATCGCTAACGGTCGGTTTCCCGAATCGGGGAAACCCCTATATCGCGGGGAGAGTGACCTTCAGCTGACCTAGTGATGAAGAAACAGCACGGGCGAAAGCGCGACGAACACTACGTTTTTTGTGGCCAATTCCGTGGCCAACCCGAGGGAATACTTGAGGCCAAATGGACGCGCTACGAATACATGGAAAGCGAGAATCTCGAGCTGAATTCGATTGCCGTCTGATTTGTAAACAGCGGGTCCTGGGTCGGGTGCCGTCCGGGTCCTCTTAGTCGCGTTAAGAACTGGTCAAGACTTCGTCCAGTCGCGCGATCATCTGGATGAGGGCAGATGATCGAGACACCTGGACGAATTCTTGACCGTCGCTTAACAGAGCCTCTCGAACAATCGAATCGGACAACTTCAGCGAACGGGCCGGGTGGGCCCGCGCAACAGAATCTGCGGGGCCATATATAGCGGACTCCCGAGGCGGGAGCGCGACTCGAGGAACTTCTGACCGACGTGGGTCGTTCTCAGGGCGAGGCGCATGTGCTCGCGCTCCTCGCCGATGGCGCCGCGCACACCGTCGGTGAGCTACAACACGACCTCGGTCACCGCCCGTCCACATTGAGCGGCATCCCCGATCGTCTCGAGTCCCGGGACTGATTCGCCGCGCCCTCAACATTCCTCAACCTTCTTTTGTGCCCGGACATAGCGTGTGAAGATGTTGGCGTTAGCCTCTGGTCGCGGGACGCTCTGGCGATGACGCGGCTGTGAGGGTCATCCAACGGGCCGGTGTCAGGCCGTATGTCCGCTTGAACTGGCGTGTCATGTGGCTCTGGTCAGCGAAGCCGACCTCGGCAGCGACTTGCGCGAGTGACTGCCCGCTTGCGATCGCGGCCTGCGCCAGCGCCAGGCGGCGCAGCGTCCGGTACCGGTCGGGGCTCGTCCCGAACGCCCAGCGGAAGTGGCGAGCGATGGTGAAGCGGTCGGTGCCCGCGATCTCTTCGAGGATCGAGGCCGGCGTCTGCTCGCGCGCGTGACCGGTGAGATAGTCGCGCACGAGCTCAACTGCCCTGAGGTCGATCGTGGCTCGGCGGCGGTCGGGGCGGCCGCTGAGCGACAGCAGGCAGTCGGCGACCGCGACGGCGATCTCGGCGCAGCTGAGCTCGCTGATTGGGTCATCGATGTCGGCAAGTAGGGAAGCGATCGGCCTAACTGCCGAAGTCGGCTCCTGGACGGGATCGGCGACAAATGGTAGCGCCCGACCAGCGAGGGCGCCCCGGATGAGCTCGGGCGCGATGTAGAGGATCCGGTAGCTGAAGCCGTCTTCGGTTCCCGCGGCACCATCGTGCGCCTCGTCGGGATGCAGGACGTGCAGCTGACCGGGTAGGCAGACACAGCGCGAGCCGCGGTAGCCAAAGGTCTGCACGCCGGCGGTGGTGACGCCGATCGCATAGGTGTCGTGCCGGTGCGGCGAGAACGCGCATGTGGAGAGGTAGACCTCGGCGCGCTCGACGCCATACGCCTTCGGTCCGAACCTGATCGAGTCCGCCCGTCGGCTCGAGGATCGTTCAAGACTGTCGGCGTCGACGTCTCCTACCATCTGGGACATGAGTCAAAGGATAGTTGCGGCGGTGCCTGAGGCGCTTCTGTTCCCGGCGATTCGCTGGGGATCGGTCGGACCGCTCCTGCTCATCTCGCTGGCGATCATGGGCAGCCCGGGCCCGGCGACGATCAGCCTCATCGCCGCGGGCTCGGTCAACGGTGTGCGTCGTTCTCTCCCGTATCTGGCCGGGATCATCGTCGGCACGACGATCGTCCTCGTCGCGGTCGCGACAGGGATCACGGCCGCGCTCCTGGCGGTCCCCGCGATCGGCTCCATCCTGATCGGGATATCAGCGGCGTACATCCTTTGGCTCGCGTATCACATCGCGACCGCGCCTCCGCTCTCGAAGCCGACCGGAGCCCCGAATGCCTTCTCGCTCATGGGCGGAGCACTCCTCGGCATTGCCAACCCGAAGGCCTGGGTCGCGATCGCCGCGGTCTTCGCCAGCGCCCACCTCGCCGATTCCCCGACAACGGACGCCGCCGCCAAGATCGCGGTGCTGACTGTGATGATCATCGTGATCTGCACGACGTGGCTGTTCGCAGGCACATCAATCGCGCCGGTTCTTCGCGATCCACGGCGAGCCCGCGTCGTCAACGCCGCGCTCGCTGTGGGGCTCGTCGCCGCGACCGCGCTCGCAGTGTTTCACTGAGGCCACCAGTGCACGATCTGCTTCGCGGGAAGCTCTGTGAGCCTTTCCGCCCGAATCCCCAAAGGGC includes:
- a CDS encoding NAD(P)-binding domain-containing protein encodes the protein MMPDQKRFEVVVIGAGQGGLATSYHLTQQGVEHVVLEQNRVGESWRSQRWDSFCLVTPNWTLQLPGFSYQGADPDGFMGRDELVAYFDGYVQSFEPPIRTDVRVTSVEQTAGRFRVMAGESAIEAGAVVVATGSYRRPKRPALSSRIPADLFQIHSSQYKNPAQLPDGAALVVGTGQSGAQIAEELHESGRTLFVSVSSCPRVPRRYRGKDAVWWGKMGGLYERTVDSLKSPAEKSACHPQASGRRGGHDIYLRQLALEGVTLLGRVQAADHGRLTLAPDLRENLRKADEFAENILKQLDEAVAKMGMPLPEDQNPRGIGASVPHEDDPIRQLDLKAAGITSIIWATGYQTDFSFVQAPVFDDAGQPRQRQGVTAVPGLFFVGLEWLHKPKSGLLLGVGEDAEHITSVIVGETRSESKKAEASI
- a CDS encoding AraC family transcriptional regulator; protein product: MSQMVGDVDADSLERSSSRRADSIRFGPKAYGVERAEVYLSTCAFSPHRHDTYAIGVTTAGVQTFGYRGSRCVCLPGQLHVLHPDEAHDGAAGTEDGFSYRILYIAPELIRGALAGRALPFVADPVQEPTSAVRPIASLLADIDDPISELSCAEIAVAVADCLLSLSGRPDRRRATIDLRAVELVRDYLTGHAREQTPASILEEIAGTDRFTIARHFRWAFGTSPDRYRTLRRLALAQAAIASGQSLAQVAAEVGFADQSHMTRQFKRTYGLTPARWMTLTAASSPERPATRG
- a CDS encoding LysE family transporter; translation: MPEALLFPAIRWGSVGPLLLISLAIMGSPGPATISLIAAGSVNGVRRSLPYLAGIIVGTTIVLVAVATGITAALLAVPAIGSILIGISAAYILWLAYHIATAPPLSKPTGAPNAFSLMGGALLGIANPKAWVAIAAVFASAHLADSPTTDAAAKIAVLTVMIIVICTTWLFAGTSIAPVLRDPRRARVVNAALAVGLVAATALAVFH